One genomic segment of Profundibacter amoris includes these proteins:
- a CDS encoding cytochrome c oxidase subunit I, whose translation MADAAIHGHDEHAKKGFFTRWFMSTNHKDIGILYLFTAGAVGFISVLFTVYMRLELMEPGVQYMCLEGARFIADSTQECTPNGHLWNVMITYHGVLMMFFVVIPALFGGFGNYFMPLHIGAPDMAFPRMNNLSFWMYVAGVTLGVASMLAPGGNGQSGSGVGWVLYPPLSTSETGISMDLAIFAVHLSGASSILGAINMITTFLNMRTPGMTLHKVPLFAWSIFITAWLILLSLPVLAGGITMLLTDRNFGTTFFDPAGGGDPILYQHILWFFGHPEVYMIILPGFGIISHVIATFSRKPIFGYLPMVYALVAIGVLGFVVWAHHMYTVGMSLSQQSYFMLATMVIAVPTGIKIFSWIATMWKGSVSFETPMLFAMGFLFLFTVGGVTGVVLSQPGLDRAYHDTYYVVAHFHYVMSLGAAFAIFAGVYFWIGKMSGRQYPEWAGKLHFWMFFIGTNLTFFPQHFLGRQGMPRRYIDYPEAFAYWNYISSWGAFLSFASFVFFIGIVFYTLLAGKRVTEKNYWNEYADTLEWTLPTPPPEHTFEILAKQEEWDKSHNH comes from the coding sequence ATGGCGGACGCAGCTATCCACGGCCATGATGAACATGCCAAAAAGGGTTTCTTTACCCGTTGGTTCATGTCCACAAACCACAAAGACATCGGAATTCTTTACCTTTTTACCGCTGGCGCAGTCGGGTTTATCTCGGTTTTGTTCACGGTTTACATGCGGCTCGAGCTTATGGAGCCGGGCGTGCAATACATGTGCCTTGAGGGTGCGCGTTTCATTGCCGATTCCACACAGGAATGCACACCCAACGGGCACCTCTGGAATGTGATGATCACCTACCACGGTGTTTTGATGATGTTCTTTGTCGTCATTCCGGCGCTTTTCGGCGGCTTTGGCAACTATTTCATGCCATTGCACATCGGCGCACCCGATATGGCGTTCCCGCGCATGAACAACCTTTCGTTCTGGATGTATGTGGCGGGGGTAACGCTGGGGGTGGCTTCAATGCTTGCGCCCGGGGGCAACGGGCAATCCGGCTCTGGTGTGGGCTGGGTCCTGTACCCGCCGCTATCCACATCGGAAACAGGTATCTCGATGGATCTGGCGATCTTTGCTGTTCATCTGTCCGGCGCCTCATCCATCCTTGGGGCGATCAACATGATCACAACCTTCCTGAACATGCGCACACCGGGGATGACCCTGCACAAGGTGCCGCTGTTTGCCTGGTCGATCTTTATCACCGCATGGCTGATTCTGCTGTCGCTGCCGGTTCTGGCGGGTGGCATCACCATGCTGCTGACCGATCGCAATTTCGGCACAACCTTCTTTGATCCTGCCGGTGGCGGTGATCCGATCCTCTATCAGCATATCCTGTGGTTCTTTGGGCACCCCGAAGTCTACATGATCATTCTGCCGGGGTTCGGCATCATCAGCCACGTCATCGCCACCTTCTCGCGCAAACCGATCTTTGGCTATCTGCCGATGGTTTACGCGCTGGTGGCCATCGGCGTGCTGGGCTTTGTTGTCTGGGCGCACCACATGTACACCGTCGGGATGAGCCTGTCGCAGCAAAGCTATTTCATGCTGGCGACAATGGTCATTGCGGTGCCGACAGGGATCAAGATCTTCAGCTGGATCGCGACCATGTGGAAAGGCTCGGTCAGTTTTGAAACCCCGATGCTGTTTGCCATGGGCTTCTTGTTTCTGTTCACTGTTGGTGGCGTTACCGGCGTTGTCCTTAGCCAACCGGGTCTGGATCGCGCCTATCACGATACCTATTACGTCGTGGCGCACTTCCATTATGTGATGTCGCTGGGGGCCGCATTCGCGATCTTTGCCGGTGTCTATTTCTGGATCGGAAAAATGTCGGGCCGCCAGTATCCGGAATGGGCAGGCAAGCTGCATTTCTGGATGTTCTTCATCGGCACCAACCTGACATTCTTCCCGCAACACTTCCTGGGGCGTCAGGGCATGCCGCGCCGCTATATCGACTACCCCGAGGCCTTTGCCTACTGGAACTATATTTCGTCGTGGGGCGCCTTCCTGTCGTTCGCGTCGTTTGTGTTCTTCATCGGCATTGTGTTCTACACGCTGCTGGCGGGCAAACGGGTGACGGAGAAGAACTACTGGAACGAATATGCCGACACATTGGAGTGGACATTGCCCACACCACCGCCGGAACATACGTTCGAGATTCTTGCCAAGCAGGAAGAATGGGACAAAAGCCACAACCACTAA
- a CDS encoding DUF2244 domain-containing protein, protein MPYEWQIKPDQEASEKFGASCFAHATGKPYGQLLLWPYRSLPPRGFVWFIGITAALISIPLLAFLGTRHLWIMLPFLAAAVAAIWYFLMRSYKDGMILETLTIWSDHMELMRQNPRGKPQHWSANPYWVSVNMRPKSGPVDSYLTLRGGDREVEIGAFLAVDERKALIGELQSVLAKLPK, encoded by the coding sequence TTGCCCTACGAGTGGCAGATAAAACCCGATCAGGAGGCCTCGGAGAAATTCGGGGCCTCTTGCTTTGCCCATGCGACCGGCAAACCCTATGGCCAACTGCTGCTATGGCCCTACCGGTCCCTGCCCCCGCGCGGGTTTGTCTGGTTCATCGGCATCACCGCTGCATTGATCAGCATCCCCTTGCTGGCCTTTCTGGGCACCCGTCACCTGTGGATCATGTTGCCTTTTCTGGCAGCCGCAGTGGCGGCCATTTGGTATTTCCTGATGCGCAGCTACAAGGACGGGATGATCCTTGAAACCCTGACCATCTGGTCCGACCATATGGAACTGATGCGCCAGAACCCGCGTGGCAAACCGCAACACTGGTCGGCCAATCCTTACTGGGTCAGCGTGAATATGCGCCCGAAATCCGGCCCTGTTGACAGCTACCTGACCCTGCGTGGCGGTGACCGGGAAGTCGAGATCGGGGCGTTCCTGGCTGTGGACGAGCGCAAGGCACTGATCGGCGAATTACAGAGCGTATTGGCCAAATTGCCAAAATAA
- a CDS encoding 1-phosphofructokinase family hexose kinase, producing the protein MSDILTITLNPTVDFSTSAKRVRPDRKTRCEAAMRDPGGGGVNVARAIHILGGDACAFAAVGGHMGQILLSLLGREGVQVHPFDIPGETRQSMAVTERRTGQQYRFVMPGPIWDAALVKSVLAEIHKTVPKDGYVVLSGSNPPGVPDDFPALLERQIYGTGARLVVDTSGRALRQMVTGPANPPYLLRMDKAEAEELAGEALETIVALAQFATHLVKRGVAQVIVMALGSKGSVLATGNERWHAAAADVPVRSKVGAGDSFVGALVLALSRGEAPPQALQKGAAAASAAVMTDATRLCPRAEANALVAQCPLAQLE; encoded by the coding sequence ATGTCCGATATCCTGACCATCACCCTGAACCCCACGGTTGATTTTTCGACTTCGGCCAAACGGGTGCGACCGGATCGTAAAACCCGCTGCGAAGCGGCAATGCGCGATCCCGGCGGTGGCGGGGTAAACGTGGCCCGCGCCATCCATATTCTGGGCGGTGATGCCTGCGCCTTTGCCGCCGTCGGCGGGCATATGGGGCAGATATTACTCAGTCTGCTGGGGCGCGAGGGGGTGCAGGTGCATCCCTTCGATATCCCCGGCGAAACCCGTCAGAGCATGGCCGTGACCGAACGGCGCACAGGCCAGCAATACCGTTTTGTGATGCCCGGCCCGATCTGGGACGCGGCACTGGTGAAAAGCGTTCTGGCAGAGATTCACAAGACCGTCCCGAAAGATGGATATGTGGTGCTAAGCGGCAGCAACCCGCCCGGTGTGCCCGATGATTTCCCCGCCTTGCTGGAACGGCAAATTTACGGCACCGGCGCACGGTTGGTGGTGGATACATCCGGTCGGGCCTTGCGGCAAATGGTAACCGGTCCGGCGAACCCGCCCTACCTGCTGCGTATGGACAAGGCCGAGGCCGAGGAACTGGCCGGAGAAGCACTGGAAACCATTGTGGCGCTGGCCCAGTTCGCCACCCATCTGGTCAAACGTGGCGTGGCGCAGGTGATCGTCATGGCACTGGGGTCAAAGGGGTCTGTTCTGGCCACGGGCAATGAACGCTGGCACGCCGCCGCCGCCGACGTACCGGTGCGCAGCAAGGTTGGTGCCGGTGACAGTTTTGTCGGGGCGCTGGTGCTGGCCCTGTCGCGCGGAGAAGCCCCGCCGCAGGCCTTGCAAAAAGGGGCCGCCGCCGCCAGCGCGGCCGTAATGACCGATGCCACCCGCCTGTGCCCGCGTGCCGAGGCCAATGCGCTGGTGGCCCAATGCCCGCTTGCGCAGCTAGAGTAG
- a CDS encoding low molecular weight protein-tyrosine-phosphatase has protein sequence MIMRILFVCLGNICRSPSAEGVFRTLSQKAGLDLEIDSAGTGGWYVGKAPYGPMQDAALQWGYDLSGLRARQFHSGDFDAFDLIIGMDGENIADIESLRPAGNKTLVRLFTDYAPKAGADHVPDPYYTRDFEGSLTLIEEASLGLIATL, from the coding sequence TTGATTATGCGGATACTGTTTGTTTGCCTTGGCAACATCTGCCGCTCGCCTTCGGCCGAAGGGGTGTTTCGAACACTTAGCCAAAAGGCCGGGCTGGATCTGGAAATTGACAGCGCAGGCACCGGCGGCTGGTATGTCGGCAAAGCGCCCTATGGTCCGATGCAGGATGCTGCATTGCAATGGGGGTATGATTTGTCAGGCTTGCGCGCGCGGCAGTTCCATTCGGGGGATTTTGACGCTTTTGACCTGATCATCGGTATGGACGGCGAAAACATCGCGGATATAGAAAGCCTGCGTCCTGCTGGCAACAAAACACTCGTGCGCCTGTTCACCGATTACGCGCCCAAAGCCGGTGCCGACCATGTGCCGGACCCTTATTATACGCGCGATTTTGAAGGATCGTTGACATTGATCGAAGAAGCAAGCCTCGGCCTGATCGCAACCCTGTAG
- a CDS encoding copper chaperone PCu(A)C has protein sequence MSFTKTILASATAIILALPAFADGIMIKDVYIRSSGPNAKTGAAFLVIMNDTDQDDTLVGATSDIAKRVETHTHIKTDDGVMQMRKVEGGFPVAAHSMHALQRGGDHLMFMGLNRPLNQGDMVTVTLTFENAGDMTVEIPVDLKRMPEGGMTMKHDMDMSNGTSD, from the coding sequence ATGTCTTTCACAAAAACTATTCTGGCTTCGGCCACGGCAATTATTCTTGCCCTGCCGGCCTTTGCTGACGGTATCATGATCAAGGATGTCTATATCCGGTCATCCGGCCCCAATGCAAAAACCGGCGCGGCCTTTCTGGTGATCATGAATGATACCGATCAGGATGACACATTGGTTGGCGCAACTTCCGATATTGCGAAACGGGTTGAAACGCATACCCATATCAAAACCGACGATGGCGTAATGCAGATGCGCAAGGTCGAAGGCGGCTTTCCGGTTGCGGCCCACAGTATGCACGCCTTGCAGCGAGGCGGGGACCATTTGATGTTTATGGGGCTGAACCGGCCTTTGAACCAGGGCGATATGGTCACGGTTACCCTGACGTTTGAAAACGCCGGTGACATGACCGTCGAAATTCCGGTTGACCTGAAACGCATGCCCGAAGGCGGCATGACGATGAAACACGACATGGATATGTCGAACGGCACCAGCGACTAG
- a CDS encoding sterol desaturase family protein, with protein sequence MYADRLKLMFSHTSVQVMFGLWLLGWVLVIGTGNARLLWLAPLGIIGQMLNEYSVHRYLFHWSAPRSQFWFDVLYRVHYGHHDFPDKPALFFVPVWFAMPMALLHVTLAYGVLRLLGFENPLIGATTFTFVGGITAFLFYEWFHMTAHTNVRKWAVERYVTRLHGMHHFRNYQRWFHVNPGGEVIDRIMGTAIPDEELKQKGRMQFLSTLGLKPDDPRLTSARRRLGPQYGITDQDMARAAAT encoded by the coding sequence ATGTATGCAGATCGCCTGAAATTGATGTTCTCGCACACCTCGGTGCAGGTGATGTTCGGCCTGTGGCTGCTGGGCTGGGTGCTGGTGATCGGCACCGGTAACGCTCGCCTGTTATGGCTGGCACCGCTGGGCATCATTGGCCAGATGCTGAACGAATATTCGGTGCATCGTTACCTGTTCCATTGGTCCGCCCCGCGCAGCCAGTTCTGGTTTGATGTGTTGTACCGAGTGCATTACGGCCACCACGATTTCCCCGATAAGCCGGCGCTGTTCTTTGTGCCGGTGTGGTTTGCGATGCCGATGGCCCTGCTGCATGTGACGCTGGCCTATGGGGTGCTGCGCCTGCTTGGGTTTGAAAATCCGCTGATTGGCGCGACAACGTTTACCTTTGTCGGCGGCATCACCGCGTTTTTGTTTTACGAATGGTTCCATATGACGGCCCATACCAATGTGCGCAAATGGGCGGTGGAACGCTATGTTACCCGCCTGCACGGGATGCACCATTTTCGCAATTACCAGCGCTGGTTCCACGTCAATCCGGGGGGCGAGGTGATTGATCGAATCATGGGCACGGCGATTCCCGATGAAGAGTTGAAACAAAAGGGACGGATGCAGTTTTTATCGACATTGGGTCTGAAACCCGATGATCCCCGCCTGACCAGCGCCCGCAGGCGTTTAGGGCCGCAATACGGTATAACAGATCAGGATATGGCCCGCGCAGCAGCTACATAA
- the hemC gene encoding hydroxymethylbilane synthase → MTQNLPTPASPLKIGTRGSPLALAQAYETRRRLMAAFDLPEQAFEVVVITTSGDRIQDRPLKEVGGKGLFTKEIEEDMLSAKIDIAVHSMKDMPVEQPEGLLLDTYLPREDVRDAFVSPKLKRLADLAEGATVGTSSLRRRAQLLNKRPDLNIVEFRGNVQTRLKKLADGVAEATFLAMAGLNRMGYDDVARSPIEVGEMLPAVAQGAIGIERRADDMRVADMLAAIHDVETGQRLAAERAFLAALDGSCQTPIGGLAVLEGDTIWLRGEILRPDGSECLTDEDRSPIKDAADMGRSVAERLRARAGEGFFDWT, encoded by the coding sequence ATGACGCAGAATTTACCCACCCCCGCTTCGCCCCTGAAAATCGGCACCCGTGGCTCGCCTTTGGCGCTGGCGCAGGCGTATGAAACACGCCGCCGTCTGATGGCGGCGTTTGATTTGCCGGAACAGGCCTTCGAGGTGGTGGTGATCACCACATCCGGTGACCGGATTCAGGACCGCCCCTTGAAAGAGGTTGGCGGCAAGGGGTTGTTCACCAAGGAAATCGAAGAGGACATGCTGTCGGCCAAGATCGACATCGCGGTTCATTCGATGAAGGATATGCCGGTTGAACAGCCCGAGGGGCTGTTGCTGGACACCTATCTGCCACGCGAAGACGTGCGCGATGCGTTTGTGTCGCCCAAGCTGAAGCGGCTGGCGGATTTGGCCGAAGGGGCAACCGTTGGCACCTCGAGCCTGCGGCGTCGGGCGCAACTGCTGAACAAACGCCCCGATCTGAACATCGTCGAATTTCGCGGCAATGTGCAAACCCGTTTGAAAAAGCTGGCCGATGGCGTGGCCGAGGCGACCTTCCTTGCGATGGCCGGTCTGAACCGGATGGGGTACGACGATGTGGCCCGGTCCCCGATCGAGGTTGGCGAAATGCTGCCCGCCGTGGCGCAAGGCGCCATCGGTATTGAACGGCGCGCGGACGATATGCGCGTGGCGGATATGCTGGCCGCGATCCATGACGTTGAAACCGGCCAGCGGCTGGCGGCGGAACGGGCGTTTCTGGCGGCGCTGGACGGGTCGTGCCAAACCCCGATTGGGGGGCTGGCCGTGCTTGAGGGGGACACGATCTGGCTGCGCGGTGAAATCCTGCGCCCCGACGGGTCCGAGTGCCTGACCGACGAGGACCGCAGCCCGATCAAGGATGCCGCCGACATGGGCCGCTCCGTGGCCGAACGTTTGCGGGCACGGGCCGGTGAGGGGTTCTTTGACTGGACCTGA
- the hemE gene encoding uroporphyrinogen decarboxylase — protein sequence MAEQKKLLRALAGETLDTPPVWMMRQAGRYLPEYKATRAQAGDFLSLCYNPELATEVTLQPIRRYGFDAAILFADILLVPQALGADLWFVTGEGPRLSTITTPAELEQLKPVSDIHETLSPIYETVRNLAGALPAETALIGFAGAPWTVATYMIAGRGTKDQGPAHQLIAEDRATFEALLDRITEATISYLSMQIQAGAEVVKIFDSWAGSLKGDNFTKYALEPTKRIIKALKAEHPDTPVIAFPREAGDNYIGFAKATGADCVALDNSVSADWAAENVQVDGCVQGNLAPHHMVTGGQELVDETRRIVKAFSKGPHIFNLGHGITPDADPDNVQRMIDAVRGA from the coding sequence ATGGCCGAACAAAAGAAACTTCTGCGCGCACTGGCAGGTGAAACGCTGGACACCCCGCCGGTCTGGATGATGCGTCAGGCGGGCCGCTATCTGCCCGAATACAAGGCCACCCGCGCACAGGCCGGTGATTTCCTGTCGCTGTGCTATAATCCCGAGCTTGCCACCGAAGTCACCCTGCAACCGATCCGCCGCTATGGCTTTGATGCGGCGATCCTGTTTGCCGACATCCTGCTGGTGCCACAGGCATTGGGGGCGGATTTGTGGTTCGTTACCGGCGAAGGCCCGCGCCTGTCGACCATCACAACACCCGCCGAACTGGAACAGCTAAAACCGGTTTCGGACATTCACGAAACCCTGTCGCCGATCTATGAAACCGTGCGCAATCTGGCCGGTGCCCTGCCCGCCGAAACCGCGCTGATCGGATTTGCCGGCGCACCCTGGACGGTGGCCACCTATATGATCGCCGGTCGCGGCACCAAGGATCAGGGGCCAGCACACCAGTTGATCGCCGAGGACCGCGCCACCTTCGAGGCGCTGCTGGACAGGATCACCGAGGCAACGATTTCCTATCTGTCGATGCAAATTCAGGCCGGTGCCGAGGTGGTCAAGATTTTCGACAGCTGGGCCGGATCGCTGAAAGGCGACAATTTCACCAAATACGCGCTGGAGCCGACCAAACGGATCATCAAAGCGCTAAAGGCCGAACACCCCGACACTCCCGTCATCGCCTTTCCGCGCGAAGCGGGGGACAACTACATCGGTTTTGCCAAAGCCACCGGCGCCGATTGCGTGGCGCTGGACAATTCGGTTTCTGCCGATTGGGCCGCTGAAAATGTGCAGGTCGATGGCTGTGTTCAGGGCAACCTTGCGCCACACCACATGGTGACCGGCGGGCAGGAGCTGGTGGATGAAACCAGACGCATCGTCAAGGCGTTCTCGAAGGGGCCGCATATCTTCAATCTGGGCCACGGCATCACACCGGATGCCGACCCCGATAACGTGCAACGCATGATCGACGCGGTTCGAGGCGCCTGA
- a CDS encoding outer membrane protein: MHYRTVLLVAAIATGFAVKAQAQDRWSGFYGGISVNNNRTTANVGANATHRYKTSKNITISGLYAGYNFAGNGGFVWGGELGLTALDNKGSRTDAALGTSQFTGSYLLSPHLRAGWASDKFFFYGTAGVGISDAGVKPAGVSGKTRHTGFSYGLGVEMAINNGWSARLEATNYNFGKADAQSFNGSSQKVDTDIRMISLGLSRKF, encoded by the coding sequence ATGCACTATCGAACAGTTCTATTGGTTGCCGCGATTGCAACAGGATTTGCGGTAAAGGCACAGGCGCAGGACCGGTGGTCCGGTTTCTATGGCGGTATAAGCGTTAACAACAACCGGACCACTGCGAATGTCGGGGCCAATGCGACACACAGATACAAAACGTCCAAGAATATCACGATCAGCGGGCTTTATGCCGGTTACAATTTCGCCGGTAATGGCGGGTTTGTCTGGGGCGGAGAGCTGGGACTGACGGCATTGGACAACAAAGGCAGCAGAACGGATGCCGCGTTGGGGACCAGCCAGTTTACCGGCAGCTATCTGTTATCCCCGCACCTTCGGGCCGGTTGGGCCAGCGACAAATTCTTCTTCTATGGCACGGCAGGCGTGGGCATTTCCGATGCGGGCGTGAAACCTGCCGGTGTTTCCGGCAAAACCCGGCACACAGGGTTTTCCTATGGTCTGGGCGTGGAAATGGCGATCAACAATGGCTGGTCAGCGCGGCTCGAGGCTACGAACTACAACTTCGGCAAGGCAGACGCGCAGAGCTTCAATGGCAGCAGTCAGAAGGTCGACACCGATATCCGCATGATCTCGCTTGGTCTGTCGCGGAAATTCTAG
- a CDS encoding DUF2975 domain-containing protein: MTQGNHSVSAKITRITYFGEWAATLALLLMAVLLAYIFYHLATETFEITDEIRGAFDLGPEFNGFSKSQIGMILALQMTTLVLGLVMLLTIRRLFIGIRKIGVFVPETAQRLRVIGWLIIAMVPVGILSEFGVYALVQMWANSNLAAMQLSFEDTDVYAIVIGLVLVVVSHIMLEAIRIYDENGAFV; encoded by the coding sequence ATGACCCAAGGAAACCATTCTGTATCGGCGAAAATCACCCGCATTACCTATTTCGGGGAATGGGCGGCAACTCTGGCTTTGTTGCTGATGGCGGTGCTACTCGCCTATATTTTCTATCACCTGGCGACCGAAACGTTCGAAATCACCGACGAAATCCGTGGCGCATTTGATCTGGGGCCGGAATTCAACGGTTTCTCCAAATCACAGATAGGGATGATTCTTGCCCTGCAAATGACAACACTTGTTCTGGGGCTGGTAATGCTTTTGACGATTCGTCGCCTGTTTATCGGCATTCGGAAAATCGGTGTATTCGTACCCGAAACAGCGCAACGTTTGCGGGTGATTGGCTGGCTCATTATCGCCATGGTCCCCGTCGGCATCCTGTCCGAATTCGGGGTCTATGCCTTGGTGCAAATGTGGGCAAATTCAAATCTTGCTGCAATGCAGCTTTCGTTTGAGGACACCGATGTCTATGCCATCGTTATCGGGCTGGTGCTGGTGGTTGTCAGCCATATAATGCTTGAAGCCATCCGTATTTACGATGAAAACGGGGCGTTCGTATAA
- a CDS encoding helix-turn-helix domain-containing protein yields the protein MRIVVTLDVMLARRKMRSKQLAELIGITEQNVSLLKSGKVKGVRFETLARICDVLDCQPGDILEFEKDDPEG from the coding sequence ATGCGTATCGTTGTGACACTGGATGTGATGCTGGCCAGGCGCAAGATGCGCTCAAAACAGCTGGCCGAACTGATCGGCATCACCGAGCAGAACGTTTCCCTGCTGAAATCCGGCAAGGTCAAAGGCGTGCGCTTTGAAACCCTTGCCAGAATTTGCGATGTTCTGGATTGCCAGCCCGGCGATATTCTGGAGTTTGAAAAAGACGATCCAGAAGGCTAG
- the hemF gene encoding oxygen-dependent coproporphyrinogen oxidase has product MDDMKEQKAKAATWFRDLRDQICAAFEALEDTQVEGPFADKPAGRFEISDTKRDAADGSDAGGGLMSVMRGGRVFEKVGVNISTVYGTLGERAVAAMAARKGLDGMKEDPRFWASGISLVAHMQNPHAPAVHMNTRMFWTPHGWWFGGGSDLNPCIEYAEDTAAFHAVQKQQCDKHDPAYYPRFKEWADEYFYIPHRNRARGVGGIFLDDHNTDDWDADFAFIQDVGRAFLLAFLPVTEKRRNTPWTEADKEIQLVHRGLYAEYNLVYDRGTKFGLETGHNADAVLMSLPPMAKWV; this is encoded by the coding sequence ATGGATGACATGAAAGAACAAAAAGCCAAGGCAGCAACGTGGTTTCGCGATTTACGCGACCAGATTTGCGCGGCTTTCGAGGCGTTAGAAGACACGCAGGTCGAGGGGCCGTTTGCGGATAAACCTGCCGGCCGTTTTGAAATATCTGACACAAAGCGTGATGCGGCGGATGGGTCGGATGCCGGTGGTGGCCTGATGTCGGTGATGCGTGGCGGGCGGGTGTTTGAGAAGGTGGGGGTGAATATTTCCACCGTTTACGGCACGCTGGGCGAACGGGCTGTGGCGGCGATGGCGGCGCGCAAAGGGCTGGACGGGATGAAGGAAGATCCGCGCTTCTGGGCTTCGGGCATATCGCTGGTGGCGCATATGCAGAATCCGCACGCACCGGCCGTTCACATGAATACCCGCATGTTCTGGACCCCGCATGGCTGGTGGTTCGGGGGTGGCTCGGACCTGAACCCCTGTATCGAATATGCTGAAGACACAGCCGCCTTTCATGCGGTGCAAAAGCAACAGTGCGACAAGCACGATCCTGCATATTACCCGCGTTTCAAAGAATGGGCCGACGAGTATTTCTACATCCCGCACCGCAACCGCGCCCGCGGGGTGGGTGGTATTTTTCTGGATGATCACAACACAGACGATTGGGACGCCGACTTTGCCTTTATTCAGGATGTCGGGCGGGCGTTTTTGCTGGCGTTTCTGCCGGTCACTGAAAAACGCCGCAATACACCCTGGACCGAGGCGGACAAAGAGATCCAACTGGTGCATCGTGGCCTGTATGCCGAATATAATCTGGTTTATGATCGGGGCACCAAATTCGGTCTGGAAACGGGGCACAATGCCGATGCGGTGTTGATGAGCCTGCCACCGATGGCGAAGTGGGTCTAG
- a CDS encoding SDR family NAD(P)-dependent oxidoreductase — MSFSIAGKSVIVTGAANGVGLAIGLRFAEAGANVMFADMDEDRLVAELGDRAEKEENIQFFAGDLRQKLTIANLLSATIDAFDRVDILVNASRQVAVSDPLDPEADEMEALLEQNLMTSLRLSQAVAKRMICQAEREENEEGPVGAIVNLSSIAAQRAHPKLLAYSVSTAALNQMTRSLAVALAPERIRVNAVAFGSVMSTSLKNTLKGNEECRADVVAHTPLGRIAKAEEVAEAVQFLASEGAGFITGQIMIVDGGRTLLDSVAAPAH, encoded by the coding sequence ATGTCTTTTTCAATCGCCGGAAAATCCGTAATCGTGACGGGGGCGGCCAACGGGGTTGGTCTGGCTATCGGGCTGCGGTTTGCCGAAGCGGGGGCAAATGTGATGTTTGCCGATATGGACGAGGACCGTCTGGTCGCGGAACTGGGTGACAGGGCCGAAAAAGAGGAAAACATACAGTTCTTTGCCGGTGATTTGCGGCAGAAACTGACCATTGCCAACCTGCTGTCTGCCACGATTGATGCCTTTGACCGGGTGGATATTCTGGTCAATGCCTCGCGTCAGGTGGCGGTGTCCGATCCGCTGGACCCCGAGGCAGACGAGATGGAAGCACTGCTGGAGCAGAACCTGATGACCAGCCTGCGGCTTAGTCAGGCGGTGGCCAAACGGATGATCTGTCAGGCCGAGCGCGAGGAAAACGAGGAAGGGCCGGTGGGGGCAATCGTCAACCTGTCATCGATCGCGGCACAGCGGGCGCACCCGAAATTGCTGGCTTATTCGGTGTCCACAGCGGCGCTGAACCAAATGACGCGGTCCTTGGCTGTGGCGCTGGCGCCGGAACGGATACGGGTGAATGCGGTGGCTTTTGGTTCGGTGATGAGCACCAGTTTGAAAAACACTTTGAAGGGTAATGAAGAATGCCGCGCCGATGTTGTGGCGCATACACCGCTGGGGCGGATCGCAAAAGCCGAGGAAGTGGCCGAGGCGGTGCAGTTTCTGGCCTCGGAAGGGGCCGGTTTTATCACCGGACAGATAATGATTGTTGATGGCGGGCGCACGTTGCTGGATTCAGTGGCGGCGCCGGCGCATTAA